GTGGTATTTTTACCAGGAAGAGAAAAAGCAGACGGGTTGGGTAAAAGATAAAAGTAAATGGTATTATCTCGATGCCAGTGGTGTTATGAAGACTGGCTGGGTATTGATTGACAATAAGTGGTACTACTTTGACTCAAGTGGTGCAATGCGATCCGGTTGGATTAAAGTAGGAAATAAGTGGTATTATTTAAATTTCGATGGGTCCATGAGAACGGGCTGGCTCAAATTTAACTCCAAATGGTATTTTATGAAACCAAACGGAGAAATGGCGATAGGCTGGATTCAGGATAAAGGCAAATGGTATTATCTTGATCCAGACGGTTCCATGGTGACCGGAACACATATCATTAGCGGAAAAAAATATACCTTTGAACTGAACGGGGCATTGGTAGAAGAAGGAACGAATCGTCCCCCGGCTGTAAGCAGCACTGGAAATAATACTGACAGCAGCAAAAATGGAGACGGTGCACAAACGATCGCGTCATCAAGCGGAAGTGCGAATGACGGAATACCATCTCAACCCACTGCTCCAACAGGCGGTGTCACGGATATAAGCAACAGTGTGGCCTTCGATCAAAATAGAGAAAACCAAAACAAAATCATCACACAAGCCAATTCAAATGACGTGAAAAATGATGAAACCCGAACGGTTAGCAGCCTCAGCAACCAAACTCAGACAACTCCAACAGAAACTACTCAGACAAGCGAAAATCAAAACAACCCCATTATCGGAAACCCTTAACAAAAAATCAATCATACAAAGCCTGCCTCACTCCGAAGCAGGCTTTTTCTAAATCGAAGAGCACATCTTGCACCGCTGTCCACCCCACGTGGACAAAACAGGTAAAATGTACACGTGCGGTGCCTGACACCATATTGACACCATATCTCTTTAAATTTTATTGTACAATATTCCGTTTCGCTCATTGGGGAATATACTTGTTATGGATTTCAAAAATTCCAAAATAGGGAGAGTGGGGTTTATTTGAAGAAGCGGGCCTATATTACTATTCCAATTAGTTTGTTGCTTGTGGCTATGATGGTGACTTCATTTGTTCTAATTAATATAAAGCCCTCTGCCGGGAGTATTTCTCAAGCACAAAAACTTGCTGAATATTCGAAGCCTGCAGTGGTAAGGATTGTCGATTATGCGATCGTGACTTGGCAGTTCAATGATTATAATCCTGAGGTTACTGCTGTTTTTAATCAATTGCAAAATCAAACGCTTGTTGGAGGTTCGGGTTCTGGAGCCATCATCAGTTCTGATGGCTACATTGTGACTAATGCACATGTCGTCGAGTTATCGCAAATGTCAAACCAGGAGATTGCCAATACGGCATTTAAACAATTGGTAACCGTTATGGCTAATTACTTTAAAGCGGATTATAACACTGTTTACAATTATTTGGTTGTATATACGAAATATCAAAACATTGAAAAACACACAAAAGTTTATTTGCCTGGCGGTGATAAATTTGATGGCGAAATTAAAACCTATAGTCCTCCAATAGGTCAAGGTAAAGACGTTGCAGTACTGAAAATCGAAGAAAAAAACCTTCCAACACTACCTCTCGGGAATTCTGATAACATCCAAAACCAAGATAGTATTTGGGTCATCGGCTATCCTGCTGCAGCTGATTCAGAAATTTTATCTCCTGCTTCATCACTCGTATCTACCATGAACGAAGGACAAATTTCTGCGACGACAAAAACAACAGAACAAGGCAGCCCGGTCATTCAAATAAATGCAGCAGCCACACACGGAAACAGCGGCGGGCCTGTCATTAATGATAAGGGACAGATCATTGGCTTACTAACCTTTAGAGGCGATACAGTAAACGGCCAAGAAGTTCAAGGGTTCAATTTCGCTGTTCCAGTTAATACGGTTAAAGAATTTGTCAATCAAGCAGGGGTTAAAAATACAAGCAGCGATGTAGATCAATTGTATAAAGAAGGCCTGACACTCTATTGGGGCGGCTATTACAAAGATGCTTTAGATAAATTCGAAGCCGTTCAGCGAATATATCCTAATCACTCGGAAATTAAAAGGTATATCACTGATTCAGAGAAAAGGGTGGGCAGCAGTAAAACATTATGGTCCGATTACGCAACGACTTTTTATATTGTTGATGGTGTAGCTGGTCTTCTTATTATAATACTGCTCGTATTCACTTTTGCATTTCGACCAAAAACCCCTGAAGTTGCGTCAGCACCCGACACAAATCCTCCACCTGCTTCAACAGCGTCTGAATCACAGGCAACCTCTCCAGAGAACACATTGGCCAGCCTAGCCAAAGACGGAAAAATCGACATGCAGGACCTGCTCAACACCCTGCAAGAACAACAGAAAAAACAACAGCAATAAAACAATGAATAACACTTCACCTATAGAGATTATAGTGCCTGACACTTATACACTGTCCTCCACGGGCGCACATTTGTCCACGCGTGGTGCCTGAAACCAATACCAGATAAAATAATAATGCTATGATATAAAAATGCTTGGGGATATCCATTTGCAAATGGTTGTTCCCACAGCATTTTTTCGGTTTTAGCGGTGCTTGCTGGATGGCCCGCTATGGAGTTTGAGAGCTTGAATTATGCTTTGGTCGGTGATGTTCGGGTTTGCTTGCAGGTCGGAGATGGTGCGGGCGAGTCGAAGGATTTTGATGTGAGCACGGTTGCTCCATCCTTTCTTCATTAGATATTTCTGGATACTGTTTTGCTGCTCCATTTTCAAAGCGATGTTTTTCATTAGAACTTCGTACGGCACCCTGCCATTGCAAATTTCTTTTCCATAACGGTCATATTGTCGTTCTCTGGCTTCCTCTACTCGTCTTCGGATCGTATTTGACGATTCCCTCATATCTCCCATGTTTGCTAAATCGAAGTCCACAGGACTTATCATTAGCTGAATATCAAAGCGATCCCTAAGCGGTCCAGAAAGCTTGTTTTGGTAAAATTGAATTTGTTTAGGGGAACAAGTGCAATAATGAGTATTTGAACCGGAATATCCGCAAGGGCAGGGATTCATCGCTGCAATCAAGATAAAGGAAGCAGGATACGTATTTACAGCATTTGTCCGGCTAATCGTAATGACCCCATCTTCCAATGGCTGTCTAAGCATATCCAGAGTTTTTTTTGAAAACTCTCCAATTTCATCAAGAAACAAGACACCACGATGGGCTAAAGATATTTCGCCCGGTTTTGGATATTGACCGCCCCCGATGATGGAAACACCGGATGCAGAGTGGTGGGGGCTTCGAAATGGTGGGACACCAATCTGTCTATATGAAATTCGGCTCAATTGATACAAGCTCATCACTTCAAGCACTGCCTCTTTTGATAACGCAGGCAAAATCGACGGGAACCTGGATGCCAGAAGGCTCTTTCCACAGCCAGGCGGACCGGTCATCAGGACATGATGCTCCCCGGCAGCAGCCACTTCAAGAGCATATTTTGCATCGATATGGCCAATAATTTGCTGAAAGTCAAAATATTCGCTACTAGCGTAGGTATCCTCCGTTTTTTTAATATATTTGGACTGTGGGAGATTGACTCGTTGCCCCGAAAGATGGCCAATCACATCTTGAAGGGATTTTACATAGATCATTTCCAAATCAAGAAAATCAAGCAACGGCAATTTTTCATCATAGGGCATATAAATCCTCCGAATTCCGAGATTTTTCGCCGCCAGTACGGCAGGTAACAGCCCTTCCACTGATTGAACAGCACCATCTAGGGATAGCGCACCAAAAAAGGCTATATTTTCTGAGGGCGCTGCCTCCAACTCACGCAAGCTTAGGAGTAAAGCAATCGCCATCGGGAGATCAAACATTGCCCCCATTTTCTTTTGGTCAGCTGGAGAGAGATTAATCGTAATCTTTTGCCCTATCAGCGTATAACCCAATGATCGGATAGCCGCATGAATCCGTTCCTTTGCCTCCTTAACAGCCATATCAGGCAGCCCGACAATTTTAAACGAATCATTTCCAACATATGTTCCTACTTCTACATTCATCCGATATCCTTCCATCCCTTTTAATCCAATACTTGTCACTTTGGCCCACATAATGTTTCCACCATTTCTTCCATAAAAATCTTTCCATCTTGCCAAATCATTTTGTCCGTTATTCGGGATTTCATATAGTGCAGGTAATATTGTGCAGGAGGGGCGGGAAAGTAGGAAAGTATTCGTGCGGAATCAATCAGCGGTTTTGTTTCGTTGAAAACATAAGCACGGTAGCTGCTCCACGGATATCCTTCCGGGGCTGTCACCATTCCTGCCGTGACTGGGTTTAAATGAATGTACTTGCTTACATCAATTTCATATTCGGGAGAATTCAGTAATTCTGCTCCATAACGTTTGTCAAACACGTGACCCGAGAAATCATATTTTTTATTGAAAAATTTTGCGTACTTTGTATTAAGATGTTTCATAATGATTGGGAGAGGTGTTTCGCATGTCTCGATCTGGAGATGTGTATGATTGGTCATTAAACAATAACTGTGAAGAATAAAGGGGTATTTGTCTTTGGCTTCTTCTAAAATGGCAAAGTATCTCTCATAATCCTCATCCTCCATAAATAGTGGGCTTTTCCTAATCCCCCTGCTCGTCACATGATACATTGCACCGGCAAACCATGTTCGAACCTGACGTACCAACTTCAATCACTCCTTTAATTTTATTTGAAATGTTTTACTAAAAACAATTGGCACTGTGGCTTTCTTTTTAATGGTGTCAGGCACCATCCCTTAATTTTTATTATACAGAGTTCCAACCATCATTTTACATAATTCGCAAATTTGTCGAAAATTGATCAGATTGATTTTCTAAGTCATTCGACGAAATTCCCCAGGAAATATGTATTTCTCATCGTTTTGATACTTCTGGAGTAAAATAAGGATAAAGTTCCTTCAACTTCCATCATATTTCTACATTCTCTTAAAATATTTAATTCGATTAAATCAGCGTTTTTTCCAGTTCAAGGAAAAAAAGAATGTCGAAATTCCCTTCACAGAACTATAAATACCGTTTAATATAAAAATAGAAAATTTAGGATATCAAAATATAAAGAGATATCTGGATTTAATAGACAATAAGGAGCGTGAAAAACAAGGAAGAGGAAGCCATTTATAGGCTGAGCTGCCTTAGATTGAAATGAACAAACTTGTAAGAGACTTTGCGTGGAAAAGAAAACTAGTATTTTTACTAGCCGTTTTGGTACTTGCGTTTGGATATGGAACTTCCCATTCTTATGCAAGCAGTATCACTGGCTGGAAGTTGGTAAATGGGAAATGGTACTACTTACAAAACCAAACTCCTGTGAAGGGCTGGAAACTCGTTGGAAACCAGTGGTATTATATGGATACAAACGGAGTTATGAAGACTGGCTGGTTATTCAACAATGGCAAATGGTACTTCTTGCAAAATAGTGGGGCCATGAAAACTGGATGGCTCTTTACGGGCGGGAAATGGTACTTTTTAGATGCAAGCGGAGTAATGAAAACAGGGTGGCTTCAGCAGGGTACTACATGGTATTATCTGCAAAACAGCGGAGCCATGCAAACTGGGTGGCTCCAGTTTGGCTCCAACAAGTACTATTTTAAAACAAGCGGGGCACGAGGCTCGGGACTGCAAACGATTGATAAAAAAGTTTATTATTTTAATAGCTCAGGGGTTATGCAGTCCAATCAATGGATAGAAGTAAACGGGAAGAAGTATTTCCTTCAAACCGATGGTTCAGCTGCTGCAGGACCTACTACTATTGAAGGCAAAACCTATTTTTTTAACATGGATGGAAGCCTAGCTGCAGGCTGGGGAACCAGCGGAAATGACCGCTATTTAACGAATAATGATGGGATCATCCAAACCGGATGGCAAACATTGGACGGGAAGAAATATTATTTTGACCAAAATGGTGTGATGGAGACAGGATGGTTCCAGGATCAAGGCAAAACATACTATTTTGATACTAACGGTGCCATGACAATTGGTGAAAAAACCATTGGCGATAATGGCTATTATTTCAATCAAGATGGGACACTTTTTTCTAATGGCTGGACAAGTGCCGACAGCCCAAAATACTATGCCAATCAGAATGGTGAACTGCAAAAAGCATGGCTTCAACTAAATGGCTTTTGGTATTACTTCGGCAGTGATTACTCCATGAAAACCGGATGGGTGCTAGACGGCGGGAAATGGTACTACTTAAACAGCCAGGGACAAATGCAAACTGGATGGCTCGTCTACAACAATGCTAAATATTATTTGAATTCAAATGGGACTATGCAAACTGGATGGTGGCAGAATCAAGACAACTGGTATTACTTCGGCTCTTCAGGTGCCTTGAAAACAGGCTGGTTCTTGATAGATGACGCGTGGTACTATTCTGATGCCAATGGAGTCAGACAGTCAGGCACAGTCACTATAAATGGAAAAGAATACTTATTTACCTCAGATGGTGTTTGGATTTCAGAAACTGGAGATTTAACTGGCAAAACGATTGTCCTCGACCCTGGTCATGGCGGCTATGACAGCGGGGCTACCGGTGGAGGAGTTTACGAAAAGGATATTAATCTGCAAGTAAGTTTGAAGTTTGCCGACCTGCTTAGATCTCATGGAGCAACCGTTTATATGACACGAAGCACGGACGTTTTTGTAACATTGGATGGACGAGTGGAATACTCTAATTCTATTAAACCAGATGCGTTTATAAGTATTCACGTCAATTCTTCAACAAGCGCAAGCGCAAGTGGGATTGAAACGTATTATAATTCTGTAGACGGGGTCATGCCGGCCCAAAGCACGGAGCTTGCAGATTGCCTTGAATCTCAACTTATTAAAACAACCGGCGCTGTAACCAGAGGTATTAAGGATGAAAGTTTCCGGGTAATAAGAGGCAATAACGCCCCTGCCGTTCTAGTAGAAATCGGCTTTATCACTAACGATCAAGAACGGGCAAATCTGCTAAGCAACAGCTACCAAAGCGAACTTTGCACCGGGCTCCTTAACGGTCTTGGGAATTTCCTCCATCAATAATCATCACATCACCAAAACCGCCTTCACATTTATCGTGAGGGCGGTTTTTCATTTAAGCAAATGCGGAATACCGCTCCTCCCTGCTTGCCGTTGCCTGCCTGAATAGTGCCGCCGTGACCTTCGATGATGGCTTTCGTGATAGCGAGCCCAATTCCTGAACCTCCTTCCTGCCCGCTGTAGAAGCGCTGAAAGACTTTTCCTTCCTCTCCCTTTGCCAATCCAGGTCCGTCATCTATTACTTCGATGATGAGGGTTTCTGTTAGTGCTTTATCTTGCTCGTTTTTCCCTTGGGTTCGATTCGACTCACGTTTAATTTTTTCATCCGGCCGCACACCCTTAGCCTCAAAAAGACTTCTGATCATCACAACAGAGTTCGCATAGCGGACAGCATTCCCCAACAGATTAATGAGGGCGCGAACTATTTTTTCCCGATCAACATTCACTTTTAAAGTATCTGGCACTTTACACTCCACTACTATGTCAATCCCCTTCTGTGCTGCTAGGCCGCCAACACTTTGCACGGCTTCCTGGATCACTGTCTCCAACTGCTCAGGTTTAATGGTAAAGCTCTCCTCTACACTCTCTAGCTTCGCCAAATACGTGATGCCTTCTACAATCCGTTTCAACCGCTGGCTTTCAGCAATTATGACATTCAAGCTCTTATTTACATCCACGCCAGTCACAATTCCATCTAAAATTCCTTCTGCATTCCCTTGAATGGCCATTAACGGCGTTTTCAATTCATGTGATGCATTCTGAAAGAATACCTTTTGATCTTCATCATACTTCTTCAGCCTGCGCGACAAGGCATTAAAGCTCTCCGCCAATTCACCGATTTCATCATTTGTTTGAAGACGGATTTCCCTATTTGCCCTTTTCAGCGAAAATTGTTTCATTTGTTCTGTCAGCATTCGAATCGGCCTCGTCAGCCCTCTTTGGAAAAATAACCCCAAGATCACGGCAATTAATGCAGAAATAATCAAACTGACAATTTGCGACCGGCGCATCAGCTGATTAAGCTCCTGAACTTGGTCGAGTCTGGCAACGAGCGTTACATAGCCTTTTGGCATTCCATTTTTCGCAGAAATTACTGCTGTTTTCGAAACGAATTTCTGCCCTGCCCCGTTGCTTTGCTGGAGGACATCCACTAGCGTCCCGCCTCTAAAATCCGTATAGATGACGGTCTGATCCCCAGTCCAAATGATCATTTTAGCCGACATTAACCGTTCTGTCACAGCAAGAGCTTTTCGATTCTTCAACTTCTTGCGGACAGCCTCCCTTGAAAGAGCTGTTTTATCAAGAAGTCCACTGACCACTTTTGCTTCTTTCTGCAGCTGCAGCTCAGTTTCATGGAGCAAATAGCGTTCTGAGATAAAATGGAAGGAAAAGCTAGTGATGAAAAAAATGCTAATAATTAAGATAAAGTAAGTGAATAATAGCTTAGATCCGATTTTCACGCTGCTCACTCATCCATTCGATACCCATATCCCCAAATGGTCGACAATTCCACTTTGGATTGGTTCACTTCCAGTTTTTTTCGGATTCTTTTCACCAGGTCGTCAATCAGCCGGCCATCTCCGGCATATTCATAGCCCCAGATAAACTCCAGCAATTCTTCCCGAGTAAATGGTTTGCCCTTGTTTTGGGACAAAAATACGAACAGCTCATACTCTTTTGTTGTCAATTTCATTTCCTGTCCGTCCTTTTCAATGTATCTTCTATCCAGGTCAATGAATACGTCTCGGATTTTTAATGTGCGCGTGCTGGTATTCACCATTTTTTCCATTCGTTTAAAAATATTTTTAATCCGGACCATTAATTCCCTTGGGCTGAACGGTTTTGTTAAATAATCATCCCCTCCGAGTTCCAGCCCCAAAATACGGTCAAACTCCCCATCCCTTGCTGATACAAAAATAATCGGGATATCGCTTGCGGTACGGATTTTTTTACAGAGCTCAAGACCATCCAAATGTGGCATCATAATGTCGATAATCAGCAGATCCGGCTTCAGTCTCTGCATCTCCTCATAGACATTTCGGCCATCTGAAAAAAGTGTTACTTTATAGCCTTCACTTTCTATATACTTTTGTAAAATGTCTCGGATGTTTTTTTCGTCATCGATGACAAAGATATGCTTCATAATCGTTTCACCTCAACTTCATTATATATGAAAGAAGAGATAGCGCAGTACCACTATCTCTTCAGGAATACCTTATTTTAGAATGGAAATTAACTGATCTAAATCCGCAGATACTTGATTCAATTTATCATTAATTTGTTGCGCTGTTGAGATGACTGTCTGATATTCTTCGCTGGCATCACCGCCATTTTTCAAAGTCTGTTTCAATGTCTTTGCTTCGCTCCGCTGGGATTTTAAAAGTGGCTTAAGCTGCTCACGAAGACCCTTAATTTGTTGTTTTACTGCTCTCGCCTGTTTTAATTTCTCTTTATCGCCGCTCTGTTTGACCGCAATCTCCAAATCCAACAGCTGATCACGCTTTGACAGAATTTGTTTCTTTAATTCAAGACGATCCTCCCGCAGCTGATTCAATTGATGAATTTGCGTTTTATATTGGCTCACCACCTGAAGCCTCTTCCCTAAATGGCCAGCTTGAGCACTAGTAGTAACCTGGGACGAATCACTTGAAGTCGACGTCGCCGCATACACCCCATGGACACCATAAGCACCTCCCAGTAGCATCACAGCCCCAACACCTGCAATCAAACCTTTCTTCACATTCATCAACCAACACTCCTTTCAACATGTCCTGCTTACAAATTCAAGTATAACCACTGGACCCGGCAAAACTTCGGAAGATATGTGTGAAAAGTATGTGAAAATGAGTTTTGAAAATTGGTGCCTGACACCATTGGTGGACAATTGTCCTCCTAGGGTGGACACGTTGTATTTAAAAAAGTTTTAGGGTTTGAGAGATATATCACATATTTTGTTCGACTGATAATTTAAAATATTTTAAAATCGATGAAATTGGGTGAGTGTGTTGGTAAGTAAAGGAGTTAGGAATTCTATTGCGTTTGAGTCGTTTCGTA
Above is a genomic segment from Neobacillus endophyticus containing:
- a CDS encoding N-acetylmuramoyl-L-alanine amidase, which translates into the protein MNFIQRLIPASNTKTRPGIPMVPKYLTIHETDNTDAGADAAAHERLQERGNDRTASWHLTIDDHEMIQSIPFDEVAWAAGDGPNGPGNRTSIHIEMCVNSDGNYEKTVSNTVEAVQFLMNKFSIPIDHVVPHKHWSGKDCPRNLLPRWAQFIKRCQGGVDGWINQDGKWYFYQEEKKQTGWVKDKSKWYYLDASGVMKTGWVLIDNKWYYFDSSGAMRSGWIKVGNKWYYLNFDGSMRTGWLKFNSKWYFMKPNGEMAIGWIQDKGKWYYLDPDGSMVTGTHIISGKKYTFELNGALVEEGTNRPPAVSSTGNNTDSSKNGDGAQTIASSSGSANDGIPSQPTAPTGGVTDISNSVAFDQNRENQNKIITQANSNDVKNDETRTVSSLSNQTQTTPTETTQTSENQNNPIIGNP
- a CDS encoding S1C family serine protease is translated as MKKRAYITIPISLLLVAMMVTSFVLINIKPSAGSISQAQKLAEYSKPAVVRIVDYAIVTWQFNDYNPEVTAVFNQLQNQTLVGGSGSGAIISSDGYIVTNAHVVELSQMSNQEIANTAFKQLVTVMANYFKADYNTVYNYLVVYTKYQNIEKHTKVYLPGGDKFDGEIKTYSPPIGQGKDVAVLKIEEKNLPTLPLGNSDNIQNQDSIWVIGYPAAADSEILSPASSLVSTMNEGQISATTKTTEQGSPVIQINAAATHGNSGGPVINDKGQIIGLLTFRGDTVNGQEVQGFNFAVPVNTVKEFVNQAGVKNTSSDVDQLYKEGLTLYWGGYYKDALDKFEAVQRIYPNHSEIKRYITDSEKRVGSSKTLWSDYATTFYIVDGVAGLLIIILLVFTFAFRPKTPEVASAPDTNPPPASTASESQATSPENTLASLAKDGKIDMQDLLNTLQEQQKKQQQ
- a CDS encoding YifB family Mg chelatase-like AAA ATPase translates to MWAKVTSIGLKGMEGYRMNVEVGTYVGNDSFKIVGLPDMAVKEAKERIHAAIRSLGYTLIGQKITINLSPADQKKMGAMFDLPMAIALLLSLRELEAAPSENIAFFGALSLDGAVQSVEGLLPAVLAAKNLGIRRIYMPYDEKLPLLDFLDLEMIYVKSLQDVIGHLSGQRVNLPQSKYIKKTEDTYASSEYFDFQQIIGHIDAKYALEVAAAGEHHVLMTGPPGCGKSLLASRFPSILPALSKEAVLEVMSLYQLSRISYRQIGVPPFRSPHHSASGVSIIGGGQYPKPGEISLAHRGVLFLDEIGEFSKKTLDMLRQPLEDGVITISRTNAVNTYPASFILIAAMNPCPCGYSGSNTHYCTCSPKQIQFYQNKLSGPLRDRFDIQLMISPVDFDLANMGDMRESSNTIRRRVEEARERQYDRYGKEICNGRVPYEVLMKNIALKMEQQNSIQKYLMKKGWSNRAHIKILRLARTISDLQANPNITDQSIIQALKLHSGPSSKHR
- a CDS encoding transposase, which gives rise to MVRQVRTWFAGAMYHVTSRGIRKSPLFMEDEDYERYFAILEEAKDKYPFILHSYCLMTNHTHLQIETCETPLPIIMKHLNTKYAKFFNKKYDFSGHVFDKRYGAELLNSPEYEIDVSKYIHLNPVTAGMVTAPEGYPWSSYRAYVFNETKPLIDSARILSYFPAPPAQYYLHYMKSRITDKMIWQDGKIFMEEMVETLCGPK
- a CDS encoding N-acetylmuramoyl-L-alanine amidase — its product is MNKLVRDFAWKRKLVFLLAVLVLAFGYGTSHSYASSITGWKLVNGKWYYLQNQTPVKGWKLVGNQWYYMDTNGVMKTGWLFNNGKWYFLQNSGAMKTGWLFTGGKWYFLDASGVMKTGWLQQGTTWYYLQNSGAMQTGWLQFGSNKYYFKTSGARGSGLQTIDKKVYYFNSSGVMQSNQWIEVNGKKYFLQTDGSAAAGPTTIEGKTYFFNMDGSLAAGWGTSGNDRYLTNNDGIIQTGWQTLDGKKYYFDQNGVMETGWFQDQGKTYYFDTNGAMTIGEKTIGDNGYYFNQDGTLFSNGWTSADSPKYYANQNGELQKAWLQLNGFWYYFGSDYSMKTGWVLDGGKWYYLNSQGQMQTGWLVYNNAKYYLNSNGTMQTGWWQNQDNWYYFGSSGALKTGWFLIDDAWYYSDANGVRQSGTVTINGKEYLFTSDGVWISETGDLTGKTIVLDPGHGGYDSGATGGGVYEKDINLQVSLKFADLLRSHGATVYMTRSTDVFVTLDGRVEYSNSIKPDAFISIHVNSSTSASASGIETYYNSVDGVMPAQSTELADCLESQLIKTTGAVTRGIKDESFRVIRGNNAPAVLVEIGFITNDQERANLLSNSYQSELCTGLLNGLGNFLHQ
- a CDS encoding sensor histidine kinase encodes the protein MLHETELQLQKEAKVVSGLLDKTALSREAVRKKLKNRKALAVTERLMSAKMIIWTGDQTVIYTDFRGGTLVDVLQQSNGAGQKFVSKTAVISAKNGMPKGYVTLVARLDQVQELNQLMRRSQIVSLIISALIAVILGLFFQRGLTRPIRMLTEQMKQFSLKRANREIRLQTNDEIGELAESFNALSRRLKKYDEDQKVFFQNASHELKTPLMAIQGNAEGILDGIVTGVDVNKSLNVIIAESQRLKRIVEGITYLAKLESVEESFTIKPEQLETVIQEAVQSVGGLAAQKGIDIVVECKVPDTLKVNVDREKIVRALINLLGNAVRYANSVVMIRSLFEAKGVRPDEKIKRESNRTQGKNEQDKALTETLIIEVIDDGPGLAKGEEGKVFQRFYSGQEGGSGIGLAITKAIIEGHGGTIQAGNGKQGGAVFRICLNEKPPSR
- a CDS encoding response regulator transcription factor: MKHIFVIDDEKNIRDILQKYIESEGYKVTLFSDGRNVYEEMQRLKPDLLIIDIMMPHLDGLELCKKIRTASDIPIIFVSARDGEFDRILGLELGGDDYLTKPFSPRELMVRIKNIFKRMEKMVNTSTRTLKIRDVFIDLDRRYIEKDGQEMKLTTKEYELFVFLSQNKGKPFTREELLEFIWGYEYAGDGRLIDDLVKRIRKKLEVNQSKVELSTIWGYGYRMDE